Proteins encoded in a region of the Mycolicibacterium duvalii genome:
- a CDS encoding peptidase — protein MPRSTTSVVTDRRRAVDRRRVGAVLGAELVCAVFLVAGPGDARSGPVLAEPTGFAATTMSSPAPATLTMPGGRSAMLIDLGAPSGHALLARIAAELPAAAAAVSDFWGPQWPRTVEIVVAGTAEQFAAVGAGDADTAATATAERIMFSPAAAGMSPDDLRIVLRHELFHYAARPDTAADAPMWLTEGVADYVARPPLISPTMPAVLPTDTELMTPGPQRSAAYDRAWEFASSVAETYGADRLRELYLAAGGHGRRDLDTAVREVLGEDLAALTAGPP, from the coding sequence ATGCCCCGATCTACAACGTCCGTCGTTACTGACCGGCGCCGCGCCGTCGACCGGCGCCGCGTGGGCGCCGTCCTGGGTGCCGAGTTGGTGTGCGCGGTGTTCCTGGTAGCCGGACCCGGCGACGCCCGCAGCGGCCCGGTACTCGCCGAGCCGACGGGTTTCGCCGCGACCACCATGTCGTCCCCGGCGCCGGCCACGCTCACCATGCCCGGCGGCAGGTCCGCGATGCTCATCGATCTCGGCGCGCCCAGCGGTCACGCTCTGCTCGCGCGCATCGCTGCCGAACTACCGGCCGCAGCTGCGGCTGTCAGCGACTTCTGGGGGCCGCAGTGGCCACGGACGGTCGAGATCGTGGTCGCCGGAACCGCAGAGCAGTTCGCCGCCGTGGGCGCCGGCGATGCCGACACCGCGGCGACCGCGACCGCCGAGCGGATCATGTTCTCCCCGGCCGCGGCCGGCATGTCTCCCGATGATCTGCGAATCGTGTTGCGCCACGAACTTTTCCATTACGCTGCGCGTCCAGACACCGCCGCCGATGCCCCGATGTGGCTGACTGAGGGCGTGGCCGATTATGTGGCACGTCCGCCGTTGATCTCGCCCACCATGCCCGCCGTGCTGCCTACCGATACGGAACTCATGACGCCGGGTCCCCAGCGCTCGGCGGCCTACGACCGGGCTTGGGAGTTTGCCTCGTCGGTGGCTGAGACGTACGGCGCAGACAGGCTCCGCGAGCTGTACCTCGCGGCGGGCGGCCACGGACGCCGTGATCTGGACACCGCGGTTCGCGAGGTTCTCGGCGAGGACCTGGCGGCGCTGACGGCGGGTCCTCCGTGA